GCTCCCGGTCACAATTGGTTTGGATCACGCACTGGTCACCGTCCACGCTGGCTTGGGCATTTTCCAGAAGTTGATTTAGGACGGAAACGGCATGCGGCCAATTCTTATAGGCGACGGGATAAGCCGTGGGTGGTAATTCGGTATCTTCGAGATACAACTCGAAGAACTGATCGAGCATGGCTTTGCCCATACGATACTTAATCGAAGCCTCTTTGGCTGCTTCCGCTGAGGTAAACGTTCCCTTGAGTTCCAGGGATAGCGAGTGTTCATCAGTAAATTTCGCTTGAAACATCAGTCGATCGAGAGTGCGATCCAGCGGAGCGAGAAGCTTGGCTACGGGATCGTTCCGGATCATCTCTTCTGACAGTTCCGCATCTTCTTGTCCCGGTGGCTTTCGTTGTGCATAACGAAGAATGAAATTCGGATCAGAGAAAACAGTCGCAGCCGACTTCCGAGAAGTGATCGGTAGCTTCTGGAATTCAAGGAACGCATCCATGTTCGCCTGATTGCTTGCGATGACGACACGATTCGGCGAAACGAGTCTTGCCAAACGACCACCGCCGAAAGGCTTGATCTCGAAAGTTTGGTAGACATCAAAATCGGAATCAAATCCTTGAGACTTCTTTAGTTCCGCCACGTCGATCGGGGTTCGCATTTGAATGATGAGCAGGTTGGGGGCACCGAATCGGTAGTCGGCTCCATTGGCCCATAAAATCTTCTCTGCGGACTCGATCGGGACAAGAAACACTTGGGTGACCAAGGTTCGATCAAATGCCCCCGAAGACTCAAATGCGTCTACATGCGGACCTTGAGGGCCAGGCTCCTTCTCTAAGTCATTCATCTGGTGCCAAAAGCTCAGATTCGCTTCTCCAATCAAGTAAGAGAACTCGAAGGGAACGCTTTCCGCCAGTGTCTGATCGCCATCGGAAGTTGCCTGAGCCATCACCCTCGCAGGGGAAAATCCCAGCAAGACGCTTAGCGCGATCAAATGAAGTGACAAGTAACAGCGTAGGGAAGAACTGCAAGCAACAACGGAAAGCTGGCAAGGCATCTGATTGGCATACATTCGTTAGGGGAACGGTTCGTTAGTCCCCTAATGTGCCTGGAAACTTCTGCGATCGCAAGGGAAAACTCAATAAGTCCAAATGGCAATCGAGGGATGCGATTCGG
The genomic region above belongs to Blastopirellula marina and contains:
- a CDS encoding DUF1559 domain-containing protein — its product is MYANQMPCQLSVVACSSSLRCYLSLHLIALSVLLGFSPARVMAQATSDGDQTLAESVPFEFSYLIGEANLSFWHQMNDLEKEPGPQGPHVDAFESSGAFDRTLVTQVFLVPIESAEKILWANGADYRFGAPNLLIIQMRTPIDVAELKKSQGFDSDFDVYQTFEIKPFGGGRLARLVSPNRVVIASNQANMDAFLEFQKLPITSRKSAATVFSDPNFILRYAQRKPPGQEDAELSEEMIRNDPVAKLLAPLDRTLDRLMFQAKFTDEHSLSLELKGTFTSAEAAKEASIKYRMGKAMLDQFFELYLEDTELPPTAYPVAYKNWPHAVSVLNQLLENAQASVDGDQCVIQTNCDRELYDTLLTIIKRLPEHTARIDDQFRLQRLLAALSRYHAIHDHYPSSIIVDEESGHVRSWRVEMLKYLGDEKYKELYEKYRKDEPWDSEANLKLLDASVSIFSSNWETDPHAASFFLVLGEGTALHDEEATRQQIKDALGETAILVSADRNIPWTMPVDLNLEQALDLEKLGTWGDDRILVGTANYRAVVLPTDFSLENWRNMLLKADGKKVPLPEPFRPIKRANP